The region ATGCTAATTTAAATAATATCAATGCTATTTTCAACGGAAGATTGTCTTATTCCAAAGGTGGATATGTGGTGAGAATGATAAAATGGATTCTGGGGGAAACCGCTTTTTATCAGGCTTTAAAGGATTATCACGCAAGACCGGCTTTAGCTTACAATTATGTAAGGACCGTTGATCTTAAAAACTCTATTTTGCAGTCTACAGGAAAAGACCTTACAGAATTTTTCAACGACTGGATTTATGGGCAAGGTTATCCGACTTATGATATCCGATGGAAGCAGACAGGCAATCAGATTACTTTCAAAGCTTCACAGACTCAAAGTAATTCTTCCGTAAGTTTTTATGAAATGCCTTTACCTATAAAAGTAACGGGAACCGGAGGACAAGTTGCCTATTTTGCTTTAGATAACACCGTGAATAACCAATATTTTACACAGGCAGTAGCTTTCCCTGTAAGCACGGTAGAGTTCAATTACGAATATCAGATCATTGAGAAAAATTCAACGGTAACGCAGGATAATACTTTGAGTACCTCAGATTTTAGTAAGGATGAATTTGCACTATATCCAAATCCTGCAAAAAACGTGATCAATATAAAAGGAGTTGAAAAAGCTACAGATTTCGCCATCTATTTTATTGATGGAAAATTAGTAAGAAAAGAGGTATATCAACCTGGAAAAGCCATTAATATTTCAGAATTGATTCCCGGAACTTATATATTTAAAATAAAAGATAAGAACATAAAATTTTTAAAGAAATAAAATGAAAACCTTCAGAAGCTCTGAAGGTTTTTCTTTAATAAAGATTAATTAAAAGAGATAGGATAGAAAGAATACGTTGGTCTTTCCGCTGAAAGAATAAGAAAAATTAATTCCATAATATGTTTATTTAAAGATGAGTATATATTTAGATGTGGAAGTTTTTCTGCTTTTTAATTGCTCTGTTGGCTTTTCTGGTAGCTTTTCTTACTTTGAAATCGAACCATTTTTCTTTAAACAGATTTCGCATGATGTTGTCAAAATGTCTTATCAGAACGAGATTTTTAAAGCCTCTCCATTTTTCCAGCCAGCTTGAAGGTAAAGCTCTGATGGAAACAGAATATCCCTCCGTTTCATATTGGATATAATGCCACCATCCGGAAGGAATGTAAAGTGTTTCTCCGGGATTAATGACAGCTTCATATCCATCTATGTATTTCAATCCCGGGAATTCCTGATAATCCGGTTCTTTGATATTGGTAATTGAGTGAAAATTGTAAGGAAGCTTATAAAGGAGATCTGATTGTTCCCAAGGAAAAAGCCAGATCTTTTTGATGCCCTGAAACTGGGTGATGAAAACGTGCGACATATCAATATCCACATGATTCCGGGTAATAGAACCTTCACCTCCAAAAAACATAAAAGGAAGCCATTTCAGAATTTTTCCTTTCGTAACATCATTGTATCGAATATCATTTTTAAGTTCAGGTTTAATGCTTAATAAATTAAAAAGGAAAAGACGATGTTCGGTAGGAGACGAGGTGATTAAATCGAGGTAGTCAGAAAAAGTGCTTTGACCGATCGGCTTACTGGCCACTCTGTCCAAAGATTCGATTTCACTTCCATAAATATTGACTTGATGATCGCCTGCAATTTCCTTAAAATAATCATAGTTCCATTTTTTGAATGCAGGACTTTCAGAATCGACAAAATCTTTTAAAATCACAGGTTTTGCAGGCTTCAAGTAAGTTTTGAGAAAGTCTCCGGAGGATATATTTTCAATTTTTTGTACTGGTGATAATCGCATTTTACTGAATTTAAATGACAAATATAATTAATAGTCTACTAAAATTATAGACTATTAACGAAAATATTAGTATTTTATTTAGGCACTTAGAATAAAAATGAGAAAAGCTATGAGTTTACCACGATTTTATTAAATTAGCACATCTTAAAAAATTATTAGAAATGATCTCTAAAAAGTATCTTGAAAACTTACAGAACGAACTACAGAATATTGATAACGACGGACTTTACAAAAGAGAAAGAATCATTACCTCTCAGCAGAGTGCAGAAATAGAAGCGAACGGAAAGAAGCTGCTGAACTTCTGTGCGAACAATTATTTGGGATTATCTAATAATCCGGAAGTGATGAAAGCTTCTCAGGATATGATTCAATCTCACGGTTACGGTATGTCTTCGGTACGTTTTATCTGCGGAACTCAGGATATTCATAAGCAATTGGAGCAAAAGATCGCTGACTTCTTAGGATTGGAAGATACAATCCTTTATGCAGCTTGTTTTGATGCAAACGGAGGTGTTTTTGAACCGTTATTTACAGAAGAAGATGCTATTATTTCTGATGAACTGAACCATGCATCCATTATTGATGGTGTTCGTTTGTGTAAAGCTGCAAGATACCGTTACAAAAACAATAATATGGAGGATCTGGAAGCTCAGTTGATCGCTGCTTCAGAAAAAAATCACCGTTTTAAAATTATTGTGACCGACGGAGTGTTCTCTATGGACGGAATCGTCGCAGATCTGAAAGGAGTTTGTGACTTAGCAGATAAATATGATGCTTTGGTAATGGTAGATGATTCTCACGCAACCGGTTTCATCGGAAAAACAGGCCGTGGAACTCACGAAGCAAACGAAGTGATGGGTAGAGTAGATATTATTACCTCTACATTAGGAAAAGCTCTTGGTGGTGCTTTGGGAGGATTTACTTCTGGTAAAAAAGAAATTATTGATATGTTGAGACAGCGTTCAAGACCGTATTTATTTTCAAACTCATTGGCTCCGGGAATCGTGGGTGCAGCTTTGAAAGTATTGGATATGATCTCTGAAGACACTTCTCTTCGTGATAAAGTAATGGAAAATGCAGAATATTTCAGAGCTGAAATGAAGTCTAAAGGTTTCGATATTCCTGATGGTGATGCTGCTATCGTTCCGGTAATGCTTTACGATGCACCTTTAGCCCAAAAAATGGCGGAAAAACTGATGGATGAGGGAATTTATGTGATCGGATTCTTCTATCCGGTTGTACCGAAAGGAAAAGCAAGAATCAGAGTTCAGCTTTCTGCGGCGCATACAAGAGCACATTTGGATAAAGCAATTGCCGCTTTCGAAAAAGTAGGAAAAGAATTAGGAGTGATTTCTTAAGACAAAAATAAAGTTATTCTACATTTGTAGAGCAAGACAGGATTTCTTATATTTACAGAAATCCTGTTTTTTTATGAAAAAAATATTCATTGTTTTAGTCGTTTCATTATTTACGTTTTCATGCCAGATGAAGATGAATCAATATATAAAAGTGAGCGAAAAATCTCAGAAAAGACATGGCAAATGGAAAGAAGAATATTCTACCAATGAAGGAACTCTTGTTGCTGTCGGCAGATATAAGAAAGGAGAAAAAGTAGGAGTATGGAAAACTTATTTTGATAACAAACGGTATCAAAAAGAAAATATTCGGAAAGATATTACGAAGATCAAAAGATATTTTCCAACCGGAACCATCATGGAAAAAGGACAGACCAAGCTTGAAATTTCTCAGAACGAACGCCATTGGTTTTATTCCGGAATCTGGAAATATTATGATGATAAAGGAAACCTTCTATATACCAAGAAATATTACACAGGAAGCAAAGCAGACAGTATTCCCGCAATAAAAAAACAATAAATACTTGTAAAGACCGTTTTTCTCAAAATGATATAGCAAGTTTAGTCCGAATTTTTCAGATTAAATTCTCTTTTTTTCCGAAATAAGCTATCTTTGCGCATAATTTATTTACATGTTTTTAAAGTCCGAATATCGTGTTGAATTTTCTAAATCAAAAGAAGATGTTTTAGAAAATATTAAAAACAGTATATTTGGTGGTTTTCCTGATTTTTTTGGTAAAAGTTTTACAGGAAAGGTTTTTGAAAATGGTTTTAAAGTAAGATTAATGGAAAAAGGTTCTCAATCTTTTAAGGGAAATTTTATTAAAAATAAAGAAGATCAATACAGTCTTGAATTATTTATTGGGCTTGAATTTTATCAAATATTAGGTCTTACTGCTTTCTTCTGTTTTTCACTAAATGCTTTGATAAGAAATTTTTCTGGAAATTATTATATCTTACTTATTTACTTAATTGTAATTGGTCTCATTACTTATAAAAATTATAGAGATTCAAAAAAAGAGAAACATTTGTTTTTTGACTATTTAAAAAACTTTGACAGAGACTGTGAAATTATTCCCCTAAAATAATATTGATTCAAATGCTGTATACTATCATCAAAGCTTTACATATTATCTTCATGGTAAGCTATTTTGCGGGAATTTTTTACCTCGTGAGAATTTTTGTTTACTATAAAGATACCGATGCGTTTGCCGAAGATAAAAAGAAGATCTTAAGAGAGCAATACACTTTCATGGCACGCCGACTTTGGAACATCATTACGGTTCCTGCCGGAGTCATTATGGCTGTTTGTGGACTGGTGATGATCTTTTTAAATCCGGGATTAATGAAAATGCCCTGGTTTCATTTAAAACTGACCTTCCTGATCGGTTTGGCGATTTACCATTACTGGTGCTGGAAAAAAGTGTTAAAACTGAAAGAACTTAACGGAAATACTTTAGAAACAGCGAATATCAAACTGAGACAGGCCAATGAAATCGCTACCTTTATTTTATTTCTGGTGGTTTTCACGGTAATCTTAAAATCGATGGTCATTGAATACTGGTGGCAATTAATTGCAGGATTTTTCGTTCTGGTATTTCTGATTATGATGACGGTAAAACTGGTTAATAAAAGTAAAAAGTAAAAAGATACAAGTAAAAAGCAGAGCGAAGTCAATGTATTTTTGTCAAATAATGAGACAATACATCTGACTTTTAACTTAAAACTTCTAACTAATATATGATTGCAATTTTTAAAAAAGAACTTTGGAGCTATTTTGGGAATTGGAGCGCATGGATTATCATTGCAGCTTTCAGTTTGGTAGCGACATTGTTTTTGTTTTTTTTCGAGAATGATTCCAACATTTTTGATATCGGGCTGGCTTCTTTACAAAGCTATTTCGTTTTGGTGCCTTGGTTATTAATGTTTATCATTCCGGCACTTTCCATGAAAACCTTTGCAGAAGAGCAGCAGACGGGAACATTAAACTGGCTGTTTTCTCAACCGCTGAAAGTTTCGGACCTGGTTCTTGGAAAATTTTTATCAGTTTGGGTAGTTGGGATTTTATGTCTTATTCCATCACTGATTTACCTTTATACAGTCTATGTTTTAGGAGTTCCGGAAGGAAATATCGACTTGGGAATGACCTTCGGAAGTTATTTCGGAATGGTTATTCTGATTGCAGCTTTTTCGGGAGTTGGAATTTTGGCTTCTTCGCTTGCTCAAAATCAGATTATGGCTTATTTGTTGGGTGTTTTAATGTGTTTCATCATGTATTTCGGGATCGAACAATTGGCAAGTTATAAATTATTGGGAGGAGCAGATTTTATATTGCAGAATATCGGTTTTTATCAACATTTCTTAGGCTTTACAAGAGGTCTTATTGATTTTAAAGATGTGGCTTATTTTGTTTTAATTATCGGAGTTACCTTAGTCTTGTCTAACCATTTTATTACTAAAAAGAAGTAGAATTATGAAGAAGATACAATTCAAATCCCCATTCGGAATTTTACTGTTTGTTATTTTGCCGTTGGTAATTATTCTTGCCATTTCGGGAATCAGATTAGACTTAACGAAAGAGAAAAGATATACGCTTTCCGATAATACGATCAAGGTTTTAGAATCGATCAAAAAACCGGTGATGGTAGATGTTTATCTGGAAGGAGATTTTCCTGCAAGCTTCAAGCAGCTGCAGAGTGAAACGAAATTCATGCTGGAGGCATTCAGAAAAATTAATCCGAAAATCGATTTCAAATTCATTGATCCTATGAAGAGTAAAATTTCTCAGGATACTTTGATGGCTATGGGAATGCAGCCTTCTGTACTTCCTGATGTGAAAGACGGAAAAGTTTCCCAGATTTATTTATTTCCTTATGCAGTGGTAAAATACAAAGGAAAAGGAGTTTCCATTCCTTTGGTTGTTCAGCAGAACGGGATTGATGCAGATCAGCAGCTGACAAAATCGATTGAGAATTTGGAATACAATCTGGTTTCAAACATCAAGAATATTGCAGTTGACAAAAGAAAGAAGATCGGAATTTTAGTGAATCAGGACGAACTAAGTCCGGAAGAATTCCAGGGATTCATGCACCTGGCAACAGAAAATTATGATGCAGGTCCAATTATTCCTAAAAATCAGACTGAACTGACATTGGCAGATGTTCCGATATTGAAGCAGATGAATGCTTTAGTGATTGCAAAACCAAGAAAAGCCTTTACAGACGGAGAAAAAGTGATTCTTGACCAGTACATTATGAACGGCGGAAAAACGTTGTGGATGATCGATGCGGTAAACGCTGAAATGGATACGTTGACAAGAGCTAAAAAAGTAATGCCTTTCCCGGTAGATATCAATATGACAGACTTTTTCTTCAACTACGGAATCAGAATCAATCCGGCGTTGGTAAAAGATGTGAAGAAATTTGCACTGTTGAGACTGGTAACGGGAGAAGTAGGAGGGAATCCTCAGTATACAAGTCTTCCTTGGCCGTATTTCCCGTTAGGAATTGCTGAAAAAAATGATCCGATCACGAAAAATATCAATCCTGTAAAGTTTGAATTCCCTACATCGATTGATACATTGGGCGGAAGGAAAAATATCAAAACAAAAGTTCTTTTCGAATCGAGTGAAAGAACCTTATTGAAACAGGTTCCGAATTATGTTGACCTGAAAGAAATTGCGAGTGTAGACAGCCTTGGACAAATGGAAAAACCAAGTACTCCGAAAATCTACGCCGTAGCAATGGAAGGAAAATTCAATTCTGCATACGCTTCAAGAATTGAAAGAAAATCTTACCCGGGCTTTAAAGGAACAAGTCCGGACAATAAAATGATTGTGATTGCAGACGGAGACGTGGGAAGAAATAAAGTGATCAAAGGACGACCTTTGCCTTTAGGCGTGGATATGCTCACCAACGAACAGTTTGGAAACGAGCAATTCCTAAGAAATGCCCTCGATTATCTTTTGGACGACAGCAATCTTATGGAGCTAAGAAACAGAAACATCGAAGAACGTCTTCTGGACCGACAGAGAATTACAGAAGAGAAAAACAACTGGCAATGGTTTAATTTGCTACTTCCTTTAGTGGTTATTGGAGCTTTAGGAGGATTGTTCTTCTGGTTGAGGAAGAAGAAATTTGGATAGGATATAAAAAAAGAGAAGCTGAAAAGCTTCTCTTTTTTTATTATAATTTATTCAGTAAGTAGATTAATTTATTATTCTCTTGTTTCAGAAACACGGACTGAAGATAATTTTTGAAAATTTTTATTTAGAAGATATTGTTTTAAAGATTTAGAATCTATTATTTTAACTATTTGATTTTTTTCTTTTATAATTTTAAATGATCTTACAATTTTGTTATCTCGATCAATAAAAAAGAGAGTGTTATTTTTAATTTTAAAAAAGTAATATTCAGGCCGTTGCTCTGTCCAAGCTACCTTTTCTAAACTTTCTGACTTAAATGAAGATAGTTTTGGAATAAATTCAATTTTGTCATTTATAAAATGTAGATCAATTTGTATAGTATCTTTAGAATTTATACTACTTTTTGTATTTGAAACCCAAGAAAATGTTTTTTCATTAAGCTCTTTCCAAACTTTTTGTTGAGAAAAAACATTATTGTAAAGTATAATTGTAAAGAAGATGACTGTTCTTTTATTAATCATTGTTAAAAATTATTGTTTTAAAAATAAGGAATTTTCATACAATGTATCTTCTCTGAAATGGGCTAATTTTTAATTTCAATTAAACAACCTCCTAAACTCTCCCGGAGACTGATTCGTTTTCTGTTTAAACAACTTACTAAAAGACTGGGGATGTTCAAATCCCAGTTCATAAGCAATCTCGCTTACAGAAAGATGGGTTGTACTCAGACGTTCTTTTGCCGTGTCGATGATCTTATTTTGTATATGTTGTTGGGTATTTTGTTGGGTGTGAATTCGCAATAAACTTCCCAGATAATTCGGTGAAATATTCATTTGTTCGGCAATGGCTTTTACAGAAGGAATGCCGTTTTCCATAAGATTTCCGTTTTCAAAATATTGGGAGAGAACTTCCTCAAACTTTTCCAGCAATTCATGACTGGATTTTTTCCGGGTAAAAAACTGACGCTCATAAAAACGTTCTGCATAGATCAGGAACAATTCAAGTTGGGCAACAATAAGTTCCTGTGTGAATTTATCAATATTCGTCTGATATTCCTTTTCAATATTTTTAAACAGATCTACAATAATTTTCTCTTCCTTATCCGAAAGAAAAAGAGCTTCATTGATCTGATAACTGAAAAATTCGTAGGATTTGATCTTCTTTGCAAGAGAAGTTCCCCAAAGAAAATCGGGGTGAATCAACAGTAAATATCCAGTGGGTTCCACTTCTACACCGGGTTTCATTTCAAGGCTCAAAAACTGAAGCGGAGAAACAAAACATAAGACACCGGAATCAAAATCATATTCCTGCTGTCCGTAATTGAACTTAGCATTTACATTCCGTTTCAAGCCGATCGAATAAAAATTCTGTATCCATTTCAGTTCCGTATCATCCACAGGATAACGGACTTTGCTGTAATCTATTAAGCTGATCAACGGATGTTCAGGATTCGGAAGATTACAGAAACTATGAAAATCGGAAAGCGAATTAAAACGAAACGTGTTTTTCATAATGACTAAGTTATTTAATTATTTCGGATCTAGGGTTTAATTTGAACCATTAAGATTATAAATAAGAAGTTAAGTTTAATTAAGAAAGATCAAATAAAATTGTCTCTACTTAAAGCGAAGCTCATCTTAATATTCTTGGCCACTTAAATAAACCTTAATGGTTTAAAAATTATTATAAAATCCTTCGGCAAGCTCAGGATGACACCGTGGAAAAAACGCTCCGTACTAATTATATTATAACAGTGAGTATTAGCGTCTGTCATCCTGAGCACAGATTGTAAATCTGCGAACGAAGTTCACGAAGGATCTATAACAATCTGAAAGCCGAAGTTTCCAAGTCTTGAATTTTTGCTTCTTTTGTTTCAAGACAAAAGAAAATACTTAAATCACAGTAGAAAATGTCAGTTCACTCCATTTTTCAGCATCACCTGTAATCCATTGAATCTTATTATTCAGGTATTCATCTGTTCCACTTCCCAATAAGAAATGTACTGGCGGATTTTCCACTTCACTGATGGCAATGATCGCTTCTGCTCCTTTATCAGGATCATTCGGTTGATTTCCGTTGATTTCATCAAGGTGAGCCTGTTCAGAATTTCTCGCCGCTTCATACTCAGGAATTGAATTTTCAGGAATTCTTACCGATTCTTTCGACAGGAAATCCGTTCTGAAATATCCGGGATAAACCACAGTTGCTTTTACTCCAAAGTCTTTGATTTCCTCGGCCAAAGCTTCGGTTAAGCCAGCCACAGCAAATTTGGTAGAGCAGTAAATTCCCCAACCCGGAAAATTCCCTGAATATCCTCCGATCGAAGAAATGTTGAAAATATGTCCTGATCTTTGCAGACGAAGATGGGGCATTGCATTTCTGATCACGTTTAATGTTCCGAAAACATTGACATCAAAATTGGCTCTCGCTTCTTTGTCGGAAAGTTCTTCCAATGTACCTAGTTGTCCGTAACCTGCATTGTTCACGACAATATCTAATTGTCCGAAATGTTCAATGGTTTTAGCAATAGCAGATTGTACATTTTCATTATCAGTTAAGCTTACTTCAAGCGGTAAAAATGTTTCCGAAGTTGTCCCGATTTCAGAAATAAGAGACTGTACATTTCTTGTTGTAGCGGCTACACGATAATTCTGTTGTAATAATTTTTTGATTAAAGCTAATCCAAGTCCTTTTGAAGCTCCTGTCACGAACCATACTTTTTTTGTTTCCATTTTTAAAATATTTATTGGTTTTAATTGATGGTACAAAGGTGGGAAGATGACAGATGAGAAAAGTAGCTCAATCAACGAATGATGTAATCGAATCGTGAATGTTGTTGAATAAAAAAAGAGAAACCCGAAAGCTTCTCTTCACACTGTTATTTTAAAAAATTACCAAGGACTGATTCCTGTTTCATCCTCAATATCGTTGCTGTAATATTGTCCGGTTGGAGCATGTTCATCCGTCAAAGTATGCTTAATAATGAAGTTTGCTGCACTTTCTACGGAACCTGGCCCGCTGTGCGCATTGAAATCTGTTGCTGTATAACCGGGATCTATTACGTTGACTTTAAAAGGTAAATCTTTCAGTTCGTAAGCCAAAACAATGGTATACGCATTCAAAGCTGCTTTTGAAGTTCCGTAACCGGCTGTTTTGACATTGTAATATTTCCAGGACGGATCACTGTGTAATGTTAATGAACCTAATCCTGAAGTAATATTGCTGATTCTGGGGCTGTCCGATTTTTTAAGCAAATCAAGAAAAGCCTGTGTTACACTGATGACCCCAAAGAAGTTGGTATCAAAAATGGTTTGAATCTCCTGAATGGAAAAATCTGAAGCCTGTTGAGGTGTATTTCCTAAAATCCCTGCATTATTGATCAGAATATCCAGCTTTCCGTGCTCATTTTCTATAATATTTTTTGCTTTTGAAATCGATTCTGGATTGGTAACTTCAATTTCAATGGCTTTGATATTTTCAAATCCCTGTTCATTCAATATTTTTACTGCTTTTTCACCGTTTTCAAGATTTCGGCTGCCTAAATAAACGAATAATCCTTTTGCTGAAAGTTGTTTTGCTGTTTCTAGACCAATGCTTCTGTTGGCTCCTGTAATTAATACTGTTTTCATTTTTTTATTTTAATTGATGATGTAAAATTCCGTCAATTAAATAAGGTGGCATTTGCCATTTGACAAAAAAGGAAATTTTGTATTAAAAACTATCTTATATTTTTCCTGATTCTGCTTAAAGAAGACTGGGTAACTCCCAAATACGAAGCCACATAAGAAAGTGGAATTCTGTTGACAGCAGTAGGATAGATTTCCAGAAATTTCAGATAACGGGTGGTTGCATCTTCTGAAACAAGCGGGCTTCTTCTTTCTACTTTTTGAATCAGTGCTCTTGAAATAATCTTATGGACAATTGCATCAAAACTGACAATTGTTTGTAAAAGTTCTAGCCAGTCTTTTCTTTGAAATACAATCATTTTACAGTCCGTCACTGCCTGAACATAGGCGCTTGAGCAAATCTGATTGTCAAAACTTTCAAGATCTACGACGAGATTGTTTTCTTCAATAAAATATTTTGTTATTTCTTCACTTTTATTATTGTAGTAGCACACACGAAGGATCCCGTCAATAACGAATCCGACCTGTTTTGCAACTTTTCCGGCTTCAGAAAAGTATTCTTCTTTAGGAATATCAACTTCTATAGCTTTGCTTGCAATGAAATCCATTTGCTGCTGATTCAGGTTTCCAAATCTTAAGATAAAATCAAATAATTCTTTCATAAATGCAATTTAAGTAAAGAAAATTGTACTGCATTTGCCATTTGGTAAAAAATAAAAAAGAGAAGTTTAAACTTCTCTTTTTTATTATTATGCAATTATTGATCTGGATTGCATAGCAAATTTAGGATTCCTTAAATACTTCTTTTGCTTTTTCAGTTAATCCTTCTTTGTTTTTTACTTTATTATAATACTTTTTTGAGCGTTTGATCATCTTTTCATCATTAGTTTTTCTTCCTACTACATTTAAACTTAAAGCATATGCACCATTAAATGCATCATCTTTTGAGAATTTGGTTTCTACTTTTTCAAAGTATGGAATAGCCTCTTCATATTTTTCATTAAACGATAGTAAAATAGCTTTTAAAGATTGACAATCTTTATTTTCTTCTTTATATTTCTCTTCAGCAATATTAATATTCTTCAATCCGTAATCAACATCTCCCATAAGTGTTGAGGTAAGAGCTATACCAAAATAACCTTCTGGACTTTCAGGAAAATATGTTGTCATTTCTTCATATTTTTTTCGAGATAGTTTAAAATGTCCGACTAGCATACTGACCGTTGCCAGATTTTGCTTGAACTCAATTGATCTATTTTGCGCTAAACTATCCGCCATGTAATACATTACTACTGCTTCTTTATTCATATTACTTAGCCGGAGAGTGTATCCCGCAAGAAAATAAGCATCACAAAAAGTACTGTCTTTTTTTATTAATTCATTGAATATTTGATTGGCAGCACCTGTATACAAGTTTTCTCGGATACATTTTAATCCCAAATCATAAATTTTTACAGATCTTCCATCTGTAGGTTTTTTACAATATGTTCTAGTACCTAAAAAATAATCGGTTTGAGAAAATACAATTGAAAATGTAAATAGAAGAAAAATGATACTAAAAATTTTTTTCATAGTATTGGTTTATAGTTTTAAGAGATTTTTTAAAATTAATCAATAGAGACAAATAAGATTAAACATCCTTTATAAAATCCTCATATTCATAATAAAACCTTTCGAAACCATCCATTTTCTCAACAAAAAATTCAAAAATCTCCTGCCATGTATTTTTATTGAAAATAGAAACTCCATGCTTTTCTACCCAAATTCTGCTGATGACTTTCCCGCTTTCCAGGGTATACAATTCTTCCTTATGGAAATCTCCGATAAAATCTTTCAGAATATCCTCCAATGACCATATTTTATTATAATAGGCATCTCTGAAAACTTCGTCTTTCATTTCGATATCTAAAGAAACTTCTGCTTTTTTATTATCTGCATAAAATTTGAACGACATATCCTTTATTTTGGTGTCATACAAAATCCATTTTCTTGGGAATGACTTTCCGAAAGCCGTCCAAAACTCTTTTTTTAACTGCTGTGCTTCTTGTTTACTGAACATAAAGCAAACTTAATGATTAATAGGTAAAATCGCAAAAATGCTGACTATTAAACCTGTTTAACGGTTTTACAATTCATGATATAAGGGCTTTGCAAAAATTAAACAATTTTCGTATTTTTGCTATAATGTTGTCAAAAAAATCTCAATATGCTTTTAAAGCGCTTTCATACCTTGTAGAAAAGAGGAATGATGGCCCTGTACTTATTTCTGAAATTGCGGAACATAAGAAAATTCCCCTGAAGTTTTTAGAAAATATTCTGTTAGAATTGAAAAAAGCGGATATCCTTGACAGTAAAAAAGGAAAAGGAGGTGGGTATTTTTTCAAAGAA is a window of Candidatus Chryseobacterium colombiense DNA encoding:
- a CDS encoding SDR family oxidoreductase; this encodes MKTVLITGANRSIGLETAKQLSAKGLFVYLGSRNLENGEKAVKILNEQGFENIKAIEIEVTNPESISKAKNIIENEHGKLDILINNAGILGNTPQQASDFSIQEIQTIFDTNFFGVISVTQAFLDLLKKSDSPRISNITSGLGSLTLHSDPSWKYYNVKTAGYGTSKAALNAYTIVLAYELKDLPFKVNVIDPGYTATDFNAHSGPGSVESAANFIIKHTLTDEHAPTGQYYSNDIEDETGISPW
- a CDS encoding Crp/Fnr family transcriptional regulator — encoded protein: MKELFDFILRFGNLNQQQMDFIASKAIEVDIPKEEYFSEAGKVAKQVGFVIDGILRVCYYNNKSEEITKYFIEENNLVVDLESFDNQICSSAYVQAVTDCKMIVFQRKDWLELLQTIVSFDAIVHKIISRALIQKVERRSPLVSEDATTRYLKFLEIYPTAVNRIPLSYVASYLGVTQSSLSRIRKNIR
- a CDS encoding DUF4268 domain-containing protein produces the protein MFSKQEAQQLKKEFWTAFGKSFPRKWILYDTKIKDMSFKFYADNKKAEVSLDIEMKDEVFRDAYYNKIWSLEDILKDFIGDFHKEELYTLESGKVISRIWVEKHGVSIFNKNTWQEIFEFFVEKMDGFERFYYEYEDFIKDV
- a CDS encoding Rrf2 family transcriptional regulator, with protein sequence MLSKKSQYAFKALSYLVEKRNDGPVLISEIAEHKKIPLKFLENILLELKKADILDSKKGKGGGYFFKENPENVKLAKIIRLVNGPIAMLPCVSLNFYEKCEDCNEDHCGLHDVLIEVRDASLRILESKTLMDLID